The sequence TGGACATCGCCGACCAGCTCGCCAAGGGCCCCCTGTCCGGCCTGAAAGTGGCGGTCCTGCACGGCCGGATGGCGCCCGACGACAAGGACGCGGTGATGCAGAAGTTCGCGGCCGGCGCGCTCGATGTGCTGGTCGCCACCACCGTCATCGAGGTCGGCGTCAACGTCCCCAACGCCACCGCCATGGTGATCATGGACGCGGACCGCTTCGGCGTCTCCCAGCTGCACCAGCTGCGCGGCCGGGTCGGCCGCGGCTCCGCACCCGGCCTGTGCCTGCTGGTCAGCGAAATGCCCGAGGCCAGCCCGGCGCGCGCCCGGCTCGCCGCCGTCGCCGCCACCCTCGACGGCTTCGAACTCTCCCGTATCGACCTCGAACAGCGCCGCGAGGGCGACGTCCTGGGGCAGGCGCAGTCCGGCGTCCGCTCCTCGCTGCGGATGCTCGCGGTCATCGACGACGAGGAGGTCATCGCGGCCGCCAGAGAAGAGGCCACCGCCCTCGTCGCCGCCGACCCCGACCTCACCGGCTACCCCGAGCTGCGCACCGCGCTCTCCGCCCTGCTGGACGACGAACGGGAGCAGTACCTGGACAAGGGATGAGCGAGCGGGGAGCAGGGACCAGGGCGCAGGCGTGGTGAGATCGATCACCCCGCCCCGGCGCCGCCGGGCCCGCAAGCCGGGCGCCCGCCCGGCGGCGACGGAATATCGTGGGAGCCGAGCCCACCGGCTCCCGCAGCACCTCCACCCCACGCACCACGTAAGGACGGGCCCATGACCCGCGTGATCGCCGGTACGGCCGGCGGCCGCCGCCTGGCCGTACCACCGGGAAACGGCACCCGCCCCACCTCCGACCGGGCCCGCGAAGCCCTCTTCTCCACCTGGGAGGCGCTCGACGGCCCGCTCACCGGCGCCCGGGTCCTGGACCTGTACGGCGGCTCCGGCGCCGTCGGCCTGGAGGCGCTCTCCCGCGGCGCCGCCCACGTCCTGCTCGTCGAGGCCGACCCCCGCGCCGCCCGCACCATCCGCGACAACATCCGCGCCATCGGCCTGCCCGGCGCCGAACTGCGCACCGGCAAGGCCGAGCAGACCGCCGCCGGCCCGCCCCCCGGCGCCCCGTACGACATCGCCTTCCTGGACCCGCCCTACGCCGCCACCGAAGCCGATCTCCGCGAGATCCTGATCACACTCCGTGGTCAGGGGTGGTTTGCGGACGACGCACTCGTCACCGTGGAACGCAGCACCAGAAGCGGCACGTTCCCCTGGCCGGACGGATTCGAAGCGATCAAGTCCCGTCGCTACGGCGAGGCGACGCTTTGGTACGGTCGCGCCGCTTCGACGCCCGCCGACCCGACGTCGGTACACGCGTCATGACCGGACCGCAGAGCAAGACCGGACCGCAGAGCGAGGAGACGAAGTTGCGCCGCGCCGTCTGTCCGGGGTCGTTCGACCCCGTCACCAACGGGCACCTGGACATCATCGCCCGTGCCTCCAGGCTGTACGACGTCGTCCACGTCGCCGTGATGATCAACCAGTCGAAGCAGGGCCTGTTCACCGTCGAAGAGCGCATCGACCTGATCCGCCGGGCCACCGCCGAATACGGCAACGTCGAGGTCGAAGCCTTCCACGGCCTGCTCGTCGACTTCTGCAAACAGCGCGACATTCCGGCCATCGTCAAGGGCCTGCGCGCCGTCAGCGATTTCGACTACGAGCTCCAGATGGCCCAGATGAACAACGGCCTCTCCGGCGTCGAGACCCTCTTCGTCCCCACCAACCCCACCTACAGCTTCCTGTCCTCCAGCCTCGTCAAGGAGGTCGCCGCCTGGGGCGGCGACGTCTCCCACCTCGTCCCGCCGGTCGTTCTCGACGCCCTGACCGAGCGGTTGCGCACCAAGCGTTCCTGACGAGCCCTCGGGTGGTGAGCCGGAAGGTGTCGGGCCGGCGCCCCGGGGCCGTACAGTCGTCCCGTTCCCTCGTTCCATCCCTTCAGAGAGTGGCGAGTCCAAGGTGGACGTGCAGAAGAAGCTCGACGACATCGTCTCGACCGTCAGCGGCGCCCGGTCCATGCCCATGTCGGCCTCGTGCGTGGTCAACCGCGCCGAGCTGCTCGCCCTGCTCGAGGAGGTACGGGCGGCCCTGCCCGGCTCCCTCGCCCAGGCGCAGGAGCTGCTCGGCGGACGGGAGCAGATGGTCGAGGAGGCACGGGCCGAGGCGGAGCGGATCATCGAGTCCGCGCACGCCCAGCGCGGCTCCCTGATCTCCGACACCGAGGTCGCCCGCCAGTCCCAGGACGAGGCCGACCGGATCCTGGCCGAGGCCCGCCGCGAGGCCGAGGAGATCCGCGCCGAGGCCGACGACTACGTCGACTCCAAACTCGCCAACTTCGAGGTCGTCCTCACCAAGACCATCGGCTCCGTCGACCGCGGCCGCGAAAAGCTGCTCGGCCGCGGCCCCGGGCTCGACGAACAGGGCTACGAGGACACCGAGGCCCCCGAGCGCAGCGCCGACCCCGAGACCCTCAAACAGCGCGCCGACGCCTATGTGGACGCCAAGTTCGGCGCCTTCCAGGCCGTCCTGACCAAAACCCTGGAAGCCGTCGGCCGCGGCCGCGACAAGCTCCAGGGCGCCCGCGCCATCGACGAGCTCGCGGTGCACATGGCGACGGCCGGCGACCCGCAGACCGCCCAGCCGCAGGCGGACGCCGAATACCTCGCCGAACTGGCGGGCATCGGCGCCGGCACCGCCCAGGACCCGCAGCAGGCCCTGGCAGCGCCCCAGCCCGTGCCCCAGGCCCCGCAGCAGCCGCAGGACGCCCAGCAGCTCCAGGGCCTCCAGCAGATGCAGGATCCCCAGCAGCTCCACGATCCCCAGCAGCTCCACGATCCCCAGCAGATCCAGGATCCCCAGCAGATCCAGCAGGACCCGCTCCACCAGGGCTACTACGCCGACCCGGCGGCCTACCCGCAGCAGGACGCCTACGCCTACCAGCAGCCCCAGCAGGACCTCTACGCCCAGCACCCCCAGGACCCCTACGGCTACGACTGGCAGCAGCAGGCCCAGCAGCAGGGCTACGACCCCAACGCCTACCTCCCGCAGCAGCTGCCCCCGCAGCCCCCGCACGCCCCCCAGGACCCGAACGCGCAGGCCGGAGCGCTGGACGAGACCAGCCTCTTCGACACCAGCATGATCAACATGGACCAGATCCGGCAGTACGAGGAGCAGTACGAACAGCGGCGCCAGTAGCCGCCACAGCCGGCCCGCCCACCGGCGCCCGCACAACGGCCGGAAGCGGATTGGGCCTATCGGGGCACGTCCAGTATCCTGGCTGTTCGGTCGCCTCTACATTCGCGATCAGTGCTGCCCGCATATCCAGCCGGACCCCTCCAGCCGGTATCGGGCGGCTCGTAGCGCAGTACAGAAAGCAGGAAGCCATCAACGCCCGCCTCGACCACCGTGCCCCGCTCGTGTTCGACACACGCGAGCTGGGTCGTCGTCCCGGCACGCTCAAGCGGCTCTCCCGCACCGTCGAGGCACCCAGTGACCTCGGCAACGAGGTCGTCGGAGTGCCCGAGCGCGCCCCGATCGAGCTCGACCTCCGCCTGGAAGCGGTCATGGACGGGGTACTTGTCACAGGTACCGCCCGTGCGGCCGTGAAGGGGGAGTGCGTAAGGTGTCTTGAGCCGCTGGAGCGAGAGCTCGACGCGGACTTCCAGGAGATGTTCTCCTACCCCGACGCCGACGACCGGACCCGCACCGCGGAATCCGGCGACGACGCCGAGGACGAGGAAGACACCTTCTTCATCGAGGACGACCTGTTCGACCTCGAACCCGTGCTGCGGGATGCGGTGGTGCTCACACTGCCGCTGCAGCCGGTGTGCCAGGACGACTGCCCCGGCCTGTGCTCCGATTGCGGAGCGCGGCTGGCGGACGACCCGGACCACCACCACGACGCCGTCGACAGCCGTTGGGCGGCACTGCAGGGACTCGTCGGGTCCGACCAGGACGACGAGAAGGACAACCGTTCCCCCCGCGACAGCGGGGACGAACCTCTGACACAGGAGAAGTAGCCGTGGCCGTTCCGAAGCGGAAGATGTCGCGCAGCAACACGCGTCACCGCCGGTCGCAGTGGAAGGCTGCGGTCCCCACCCTGGTGGCGTGCGAGCGCTGCCACGAGCCGAAGCAGCAGCACATCGCGTGCCCCAGCTGCGGCACCTACAACAAGCGCCAGGTCCTCGAGGTCTGAGCGGCTGGTGACGGGCTTCATGTCAGACGCCAATCAGTCCCCCCGCAACCGCGGGGACGAACCTCCGGCAGAGACGACGGCCTCGTCCCACACGCTTCTGGAAGGGCGGCTCGGGTACACGCTCGAGTCCGCCCTTCTGGTGCGTGCGCTGACGCACCGCTCGTACGCATACGAGAACGGCGGTCTGCCCACCAACGAACGGCTCGAATTCCTCGGGGACTCGGTGCTGGGCCTGGTGGTCACCGACACGCTGTACCGC is a genomic window of Streptomyces gilvosporeus containing:
- the rsmD gene encoding 16S rRNA (guanine(966)-N(2))-methyltransferase RsmD — its product is MTRVIAGTAGGRRLAVPPGNGTRPTSDRAREALFSTWEALDGPLTGARVLDLYGGSGAVGLEALSRGAAHVLLVEADPRAARTIRDNIRAIGLPGAELRTGKAEQTAAGPPPGAPYDIAFLDPPYAATEADLREILITLRGQGWFADDALVTVERSTRSGTFPWPDGFEAIKSRRYGEATLWYGRAASTPADPTSVHAS
- the coaD gene encoding pantetheine-phosphate adenylyltransferase, producing MTGPQSKTGPQSEETKLRRAVCPGSFDPVTNGHLDIIARASRLYDVVHVAVMINQSKQGLFTVEERIDLIRRATAEYGNVEVEAFHGLLVDFCKQRDIPAIVKGLRAVSDFDYELQMAQMNNGLSGVETLFVPTNPTYSFLSSSLVKEVAAWGGDVSHLVPPVVLDALTERLRTKRS
- a CDS encoding ATP synthase F0 subunit B, translated to MDVQKKLDDIVSTVSGARSMPMSASCVVNRAELLALLEEVRAALPGSLAQAQELLGGREQMVEEARAEAERIIESAHAQRGSLISDTEVARQSQDEADRILAEARREAEEIRAEADDYVDSKLANFEVVLTKTIGSVDRGREKLLGRGPGLDEQGYEDTEAPERSADPETLKQRADAYVDAKFGAFQAVLTKTLEAVGRGRDKLQGARAIDELAVHMATAGDPQTAQPQADAEYLAELAGIGAGTAQDPQQALAAPQPVPQAPQQPQDAQQLQGLQQMQDPQQLHDPQQLHDPQQIQDPQQIQQDPLHQGYYADPAAYPQQDAYAYQQPQQDLYAQHPQDPYGYDWQQQAQQQGYDPNAYLPQQLPPQPPHAPQDPNAQAGALDETSLFDTSMINMDQIRQYEEQYEQRRQ
- a CDS encoding YceD family protein — protein: MNARLDHRAPLVFDTRELGRRPGTLKRLSRTVEAPSDLGNEVVGVPERAPIELDLRLEAVMDGVLVTGTARAAVKGECVRCLEPLERELDADFQEMFSYPDADDRTRTAESGDDAEDEEDTFFIEDDLFDLEPVLRDAVVLTLPLQPVCQDDCPGLCSDCGARLADDPDHHHDAVDSRWAALQGLVGSDQDDEKDNRSPRDSGDEPLTQEK
- the rpmF gene encoding 50S ribosomal protein L32, which produces MAVPKRKMSRSNTRHRRSQWKAAVPTLVACERCHEPKQQHIACPSCGTYNKRQVLEV